The DNA sequence AGGCCCCATGACCCGATCCTTTGGACCGCGAGGCCGGAGACCGAAACCGGGCAAATCCCAGGAAGAACTGGACGAGATCGTACGCCGAATGAAGGCGGAGCAGGCCGCACCGGAGAACTACCGTGAGCTTTCCCTCAAGCGGCACGACTGGGTCTGCGCCAAATGCGGACGGGAGTTCGAACTGAGCGACCTCCACCTGCTCACCGTCCACCACAGGGACGGCAACCACCACAACAATCCCCGGGACGGCAGCAACTGGGAAAATCTCTGCGTCTACTGCCACGACGACGAACACAGCCGGTCACTGCTGGCCGATGAACTGGTCGGCAAGGACGATGGCGGGGACGGATGACGGCCCCCCGAGTCGCCCGGAAAAACCGGCTCAAAAAAAATGCTTGTGTTCCATATTGGCCCGTGGTAATTTGGCTCCAATTAAGTAAGTTTGTGTAAATTTTGATTGCCCTACATCTTGACAGCCGTCAGTTAGGAACAAAACACACAGACCTACTTGATCTGTGTGTTTTTTTTTGGCGCCAGATGGAATTTGCACAACCAACACGTTCCCTGCGGGGAGAACAAAGGAGAAACAGAAATGGCCGAAGGTACAGTCAAGTGGTTTAACGATTCCAAGGGTTTCGGGTTCATCGAGCAGGACAACGGCCCCGACGTGTTCGTGCACTTTTCCGCTATCGCGGGCGACGGCTTCAAATCCCTGGCCGAAGGCGACCGCGTCAGCTTCGACGTTGTCGAGGGCCAGAAGGGCCCCCAGTCGGCCAACGTGCAGAAAATCTAGCACCTGGCATTTTTCGATACGCCTAATAAAAAAGGAGCCCCGCCGATTGGCGGGGCTCCTTTTTTGTTGACTGCCTCCCAGCCTCTGCCGGGGCCTTTCCGGAAACGGATCCGGCAATCCCGGCAAGCGGTCTTCTGCCTTCGGGCTAAAGGATCTCCAGCAGTTCGATTTCGTATTTGAGGTCTTCACCGGCGAGGGGATGATTGGCATCGAAAGTAACCTGCTCGTCGGTCACCTCGACCACGGTCACCACGAAACTCTCGTCGTCTTCGCCTGTCAGCTCGAGTTCCTGGTCGACCTCGGGCTTGAGATCACCGGGGATCTGGTCACAGTCAACGGAAAAGACCGCTCCCTCGTCGTGCTCGCCAAAGGCATCTGCCGCAGGGACGGTGACCGCCTTCTTCTCGCCCGGCGCCATGCCGACAAGAGCATCTTCGACCTGGGCGAAAAACTCCTCC is a window from the Desulfuromonas sp. genome containing:
- a CDS encoding YajD family HNH nuclease, coding for MTRSFGPRGRRPKPGKSQEELDEIVRRMKAEQAAPENYRELSLKRHDWVCAKCGREFELSDLHLLTVHHRDGNHHNNPRDGSNWENLCVYCHDDEHSRSLLADELVGKDDGGDG
- a CDS encoding cold-shock protein, which gives rise to MAEGTVKWFNDSKGFGFIEQDNGPDVFVHFSAIAGDGFKSLAEGDRVSFDVVEGQKGPQSANVQKI
- a CDS encoding FKBP-type peptidyl-prolyl cis-trans isomerase, which translates into the protein MAQAKKGDRVKINFTGKLEDGTVFDTTLEDECGCYDCGCEEGPMEFTLGEEEFFAQVEDALVGMAPGEKKAVTVPAADAFGEHDEGAVFSVDCDQIPGDLKPEVDQELELTGEDDESFVVTVVEVTDEQVTFDANHPLAGEDLKYEIELLEIL